From Immundisolibacter sp., a single genomic window includes:
- a CDS encoding UPF0149 family protein produces the protein MSEQSATELMSDVTDEDVLVLDWFLESTKLAGRAMNVSMLEGFLTAIVVGPRLVMPSEWLLWVWDKHDGEAVADFTSPEAANVVLQLVMRFYNTVIRKFMDDPAAFKPVCLMGEQWRAEDWCEGFLIGQQFDREAWALAMLGNSEWFAPFMRLGTTEGDEITARQGGREHWIQQIVPSLMNIHAFWLARRPTEPSGLEYENFDWAQRSRQPAVRGVPKVGRNDPCPCGSGRKFKKCCGGVAATLH, from the coding sequence TTGAGCGAGCAATCTGCGACCGAACTCATGTCCGACGTGACCGATGAGGACGTGCTGGTCCTCGACTGGTTTCTGGAGTCAACCAAACTGGCCGGTCGGGCGATGAACGTGTCCATGCTGGAGGGTTTTCTGACGGCTATAGTCGTTGGCCCGCGTCTGGTGATGCCCTCCGAATGGCTACTCTGGGTATGGGACAAGCACGACGGCGAGGCGGTGGCCGACTTCACGAGCCCGGAGGCGGCCAACGTCGTGTTACAGCTGGTGATGCGCTTCTATAACACCGTGATTCGGAAGTTCATGGATGACCCGGCGGCCTTCAAGCCTGTGTGTTTGATGGGTGAGCAGTGGCGAGCCGAGGACTGGTGCGAGGGCTTCCTGATCGGCCAGCAGTTTGACCGGGAGGCCTGGGCCCTGGCCATGCTCGGCAATTCGGAGTGGTTCGCGCCGTTCATGCGCCTAGGCACCACAGAGGGGGACGAAATCACTGCAAGACAAGGTGGTCGCGAGCATTGGATACAGCAAATCGTACCCTCGCTGATGAACATTCACGCCTTCTGGCTGGCGAGACGCCCGACTGAGCCGAGCGGACTGGAGTACGAGAACTTTGACTGGGCACAACGCTCCCGCCAGCCGGCGGTGCGCGGGGTGCCCAAGGTGGGCCGCAACGACCCGTGCCCCTGCGGCAGCGGCCGGAAATTCAAAAAATGCTGTGGGGGCGTGGCTGCGACCCTGCACTGA